One genomic segment of Acaryochloris marina S15 includes these proteins:
- a CDS encoding EAL domain-containing protein, with protein sequence ETRSKPSILATIGDVNTDLYTYQTLYWVGRLHQALLSDQFQLYAQPIHSLKGQPEIKGYEILLRLNDQQGISSPGMFLPMVKQYDFMTQIDQWVIEHLLRALSKRQAKNQDKSSFFITLSAATCKSGRISDYIQQQLSRYDFPAERVTFLISETTALKHLSKTTTLCNSLKALGCHIALNDCGSDISAFSQLRTIGANYVKIDGSLVEGITTDPVIQEIVASIQEVAKVMKMQTIAEQVESYSTLKALSELGIDYAQGHCYERATPLKQILT encoded by the coding sequence GGAGACAAGGTCAAAACCGAGTATTTTGGCAACTATTGGTGATGTTAATACCGATCTATACACTTATCAAACTTTGTATTGGGTTGGCAGACTCCATCAGGCCCTGCTGTCCGATCAGTTTCAGCTATACGCTCAACCGATTCATTCCCTCAAGGGTCAACCAGAAATCAAGGGATATGAAATACTGCTACGCTTAAACGACCAGCAAGGAATTTCTTCCCCTGGAATGTTTTTACCAATGGTAAAACAGTATGACTTTATGACCCAGATTGATCAGTGGGTGATTGAGCACCTGCTACGAGCGCTTTCAAAAAGGCAAGCCAAGAATCAAGATAAATCCTCATTCTTCATCACTCTATCTGCTGCTACTTGTAAAAGCGGAAGAATCTCTGATTATATCCAGCAGCAATTAAGCAGATATGATTTTCCTGCTGAACGGGTTACTTTCCTCATCTCAGAAACCACTGCATTGAAGCATCTATCCAAAACAACAACCCTGTGCAACTCACTTAAAGCTTTGGGCTGTCACATCGCATTGAATGATTGCGGGAGTGATATCTCAGCCTTTAGCCAACTAAGGACGATTGGGGCAAATTACGTGAAAATTGATGGCAGTTTAGTCGAAGGCATCACCACTGATCCTGTCATTCAAGAAATTGTGGCATCGATACAGGAAGTAGCCAAAGTCATGAAGATGCAAACAATTGCTGAGCAGGTTGAATCATATTCCACCCTTAAAGCACTATCAGAATTAGGGATAGATTATGCTCAAGGACATTGTTATGAACGAGCAACACCACTCAAACAAATCCTAACGTAA
- a CDS encoding diguanylate cyclase domain-containing protein, which yields MDSLSLGVASVIPKKEIAPSQLIELADQSLYMAKEQGRNCLHFFQPIQM from the coding sequence TTGGATAGTCTCAGTTTAGGGGTAGCCAGTGTTATTCCAAAGAAAGAAATCGCTCCCTCTCAATTAATTGAACTGGCAGATCAATCTCTATATATGGCCAAGGAACAAGGTCGCAATTGCCTTCACTTTTTCCAACCTATTCAGATGTAG
- a CDS encoding ATP-binding protein, whose amino-acid sequence MIGTTSSTKVQHFLVIEDELGKRTIPLLETTCSIGRDPSNSIVIQSPSASRQHALLMRVTMPDTDSHMFRLIDGNLQGKRSKNGLKVNDHTCTTHDLNHGDEVIFGEDVRARYYMTNNIADVHFLESCAADEVTGFLSNLHNPMQTLTQSGEVLASFNEAAIVRLASFPELFSNPIIEINLKGKTTYLNPAAVAQFPQLRDLQSKHPILEGLVTLIAKDHEKFFVREVEIGTQVFEQSVHFIAESDLIRSYIVDITERKLTEAALNDSERRFRAIFNQTFQFSGLLKPNGILLEANQTALEFGGLHLENVINCPLWETRWWTNSTETQSRLQNAVLEAAKGKFVRYEVDVLGAKDKVTTIDFSLKPVRDELGVVVLLIFEGRDISYHKQVEADLQQAHSELELRVQQRTAELKQSNEQLRSEIGERERAETALQSSVATNRALINAMPDWMFRINRDGIFVNYKDALNTKFPLPTEEFLGQSLERIFCQDTAQPFFDCIQAAFTTKEMQLLEYQLESESNLCFFEARIVVSAENEVMAVIRDITDRKRAEDDIRTALTKERELNELKSRFVAMTSHEFRTPLATILSSAELLEHYGHKWDDTRKLKHLKQIQQSVEHMTGLLNDVLLLGKAESGNLAFKPIHMHLTDFCRGLVEELQITTNTHEIVCQLQEQTTELHMDEKLLRHIFTNLLSNAIKYSPQGGRIDFGLAFENDYAIFNVQDHGLGIPQTECDRVFNSFNRASNVGNISGTGLGLAIVKRSVDLHGGEISLTSQEKVGTTFTVRLPVGGINGIGENKFQMTFQPLA is encoded by the coding sequence ATGATTGGGACAACATCTTCTACAAAAGTTCAGCATTTTCTTGTTATTGAAGATGAATTAGGGAAGCGTACAATTCCACTACTGGAAACGACTTGTTCTATTGGCCGAGATCCCAGCAACTCGATTGTGATTCAATCACCATCAGCATCTCGTCAGCATGCTTTACTGATGAGGGTCACGATGCCTGATACCGATAGCCACATGTTTCGCTTGATTGATGGAAACCTCCAAGGTAAACGCAGTAAGAATGGTTTGAAAGTTAATGACCATACTTGTACCACACATGATTTGAATCATGGTGATGAAGTCATTTTTGGCGAGGATGTGCGGGCCAGATATTACATGACGAACAATATCGCTGATGTGCATTTTCTAGAGTCTTGTGCTGCTGATGAAGTCACGGGCTTTTTGTCTAATCTTCATAATCCAATGCAGACCTTAACGCAATCAGGTGAGGTACTTGCTAGCTTTAATGAGGCTGCTATTGTCCGTTTAGCATCTTTCCCAGAGCTCTTTTCTAACCCCATCATCGAAATTAACTTAAAAGGCAAAACTACTTATTTAAATCCCGCTGCCGTAGCCCAATTCCCTCAACTACGGGATCTTCAATCTAAACACCCAATATTGGAGGGGTTAGTCACATTAATTGCCAAGGATCATGAAAAGTTTTTTGTTAGAGAAGTAGAAATAGGAACCCAAGTTTTTGAGCAATCCGTTCACTTTATTGCTGAGAGTGATCTGATTCGAAGTTATATCGTTGATATTACAGAACGAAAGTTAACGGAAGCGGCTTTGAATGATAGTGAGCGCCGATTTCGGGCTATTTTCAATCAAACCTTTCAGTTCTCAGGTCTTTTGAAGCCTAATGGTATTTTGTTGGAGGCTAATCAAACTGCTCTGGAGTTTGGTGGTCTCCATTTAGAAAATGTGATCAATTGTCCACTCTGGGAAACTCGATGGTGGACCAATTCAACAGAGACTCAAAGTCGGCTCCAGAATGCTGTATTGGAGGCGGCTAAGGGAAAGTTCGTTCGGTATGAGGTGGATGTACTTGGAGCCAAGGACAAGGTGACAACCATCGATTTTTCTTTAAAGCCCGTCCGTGATGAACTCGGTGTTGTCGTGTTGCTGATTTTCGAAGGTCGAGATATCAGCTATCACAAGCAAGTTGAAGCAGACTTACAGCAGGCACATAGCGAACTTGAGTTAAGAGTGCAACAACGAACAGCTGAGCTCAAGCAGAGTAATGAGCAATTAAGAAGCGAAATTGGTGAACGTGAGCGTGCCGAAACAGCTTTGCAATCGAGTGTTGCCACTAATCGGGCCTTGATCAATGCAATGCCCGATTGGATGTTTCGCATTAATAGGGATGGTATTTTCGTCAATTATAAAGATGCCTTGAACACCAAGTTCCCCCTTCCAACTGAAGAGTTTTTAGGTCAGTCCCTAGAAAGGATCTTTTGCCAAGACACGGCACAACCGTTTTTTGACTGTATTCAAGCAGCATTTACCACTAAGGAGATGCAGCTACTCGAATATCAACTGGAGTCTGAGAGTAACCTTTGCTTTTTTGAAGCTCGGATTGTAGTGAGTGCCGAGAATGAAGTGATGGCTGTAATTCGCGATATCACTGACCGCAAACGGGCTGAAGACGATATCCGCACAGCCCTGACCAAGGAACGGGAACTCAACGAACTCAAGTCTCGCTTTGTCGCTATGACCTCCCATGAGTTTAGAACCCCCTTGGCAACTATTTTGTCTTCGGCGGAGCTGTTGGAGCATTATGGCCACAAGTGGGACGATACTCGGAAGCTCAAGCACTTGAAACAAATTCAACAATCTGTAGAACATATGACAGGCCTGTTAAATGATGTGCTTCTACTGGGTAAAGCAGAATCAGGGAATCTCGCCTTTAAACCCATCCACATGCACCTAACAGATTTTTGCAGAGGTCTAGTAGAAGAGCTGCAGATTACTACGAATACTCATGAGATTGTATGCCAGTTGCAAGAACAAACTACAGAACTACATATGGATGAGAAATTGCTTCGGCATATCTTTACGAATTTACTCTCTAATGCAATTAAATACTCCCCCCAAGGAGGACGAATAGATTTTGGTTTGGCCTTTGAAAATGACTATGCAATCTTCAATGTCCAAGATCATGGTTTAGGGATTCCCCAAACGGAGTGTGATCGCGTTTTTAATTCCTTTAATCGGGCCAGCAATGTTGGCAATATTTCAGGGACAGGATTGGGGTTGGCTATCGTGAAACGTTCTGTTGATTTGCATGGGGGTGAAATCTCACTCACTAGTCAAGAAAAGGTCGGAACCACCTTTACTGTACGACTGCCAGTAGGGGGAATTAACGGGATTGGGGAAAACAAATTTCAAATGACGTTCCAGCCTCTCGCTTGA
- a CDS encoding pentapeptide repeat-containing protein, with protein sequence MVRALLRFGSGDFDLLEILRRGPDAWNQWREKNPNQEINLSGAKLNGANLHSADLHNAKLSSAKLNGADLRSADLSDAKLNDANLTRAKLSSAKLNNANLVGANLFGAHLFNTDFTNVNLRRAELFGAIVFEETKIDPKWLPKPHPR encoded by the coding sequence ATGGTTAGGGCTTTACTCAGGTTTGGTTCTGGGGATTTCGACTTACTTGAGATTTTGCGGAGAGGGCCAGATGCTTGGAACCAGTGGCGTGAGAAAAATCCTAATCAGGAGATAAATCTCAGTGGTGCAAAACTCAACGGTGCCAATCTCCACAGTGCCGACCTCCACAATGCAAAACTAAGCAGTGCAAAACTCAACGGTGCCGATCTCCGCAGTGCCGACCTTAGCGATGCAAAGCTCAACGATGCGAACCTCACCCGTGCAAAACTAAGCAGTGCAAAACTGAACAATGCGAACCTCGTTGGTGCCAACCTTTTTGGTGCCCACCTCTTCAATACTGATTTCACGAATGTCAACCTCAGACGTGCCGAACTATTCGGTGCTATTGTTTTTGAAGAAACTAAGATTGATCCTAAATGGCTTCCTAAACCTCATCCAAGATGA
- a CDS encoding diguanylate cyclase domain-containing protein, with the protein MMQPNLTHRTLKPTMNELHTNLNMDLSSPATQLLPSEILIVDDTLENLRLLSSMLSIQGYSVRKATGGEMALNSVDSLLPDLILLDILMPDLNGYEVCVQLKRNPQTANIPIIFLSALDDPLDKVKAFDVGGVDYLTKPFQVEEVLARVHNQLLLKSAQEKILGLNNQLQEWVIEQNSKLKLSNTRLLETSHYDLLTNIPNRASFLKRLEQSLFLAKMDKSYKFAVLYIDCDHFREVNYSFGYCVGDELLKQLAVKLQEVINPDDMLARLGGDQFAILFSKLTDEKQVDLFVEKVLFCLEQPFAIQDHEITITGSIGVGYGQAADDVVDITLKNAEIAMQKARERR; encoded by the coding sequence ATGATGCAACCAAATTTGACCCATCGCACTTTAAAACCAACCATGAATGAACTCCATACTAATCTGAATATGGATCTCTCCAGTCCAGCCACCCAATTACTTCCCAGTGAGATTCTGATTGTCGACGACACGTTAGAAAATCTGCGGTTGCTCTCTAGCATGTTGTCTATTCAGGGCTATTCTGTTCGAAAAGCAACGGGTGGTGAAATGGCGTTAAACTCTGTAGACTCTCTCCTACCCGATTTAATCCTATTAGATATCCTCATGCCAGATCTAAATGGGTATGAAGTTTGTGTTCAACTAAAACGGAATCCCCAAACAGCAAATATTCCCATTATTTTCCTTAGTGCTTTAGACGATCCCTTAGATAAAGTCAAAGCCTTTGATGTGGGAGGGGTAGACTATCTCACAAAACCTTTTCAAGTTGAAGAAGTATTAGCACGGGTGCATAATCAGCTTTTATTAAAATCAGCTCAAGAAAAAATCCTGGGTTTGAATAACCAACTCCAAGAATGGGTCATTGAGCAGAATAGTAAATTGAAACTTTCGAACACCCGCTTATTAGAAACAAGTCATTATGACCTACTCACAAATATCCCCAATAGAGCTTCATTCTTGAAGCGTTTGGAACAGTCTCTATTTTTAGCCAAGATGGATAAATCTTATAAATTCGCCGTGCTCTATATCGATTGCGATCACTTTAGAGAGGTTAATTACTCTTTTGGCTACTGTGTTGGGGATGAACTATTGAAACAATTAGCTGTAAAGCTACAGGAGGTAATCAATCCCGACGATATGTTAGCTCGTTTAGGAGGAGATCAATTTGCTATTCTTTTTAGCAAATTAACAGATGAAAAACAGGTAGATTTATTTGTGGAGAAAGTGTTATTTTGCCTTGAACAGCCTTTTGCAATTCAAGATCATGAAATCACTATCACAGGTAGCATTGGTGTTGGCTATGGTCAGGCAGCTGATGATGTGGTTGATATTACTTTGAAAAATGCTGAAATTGCTATGCAAAAAGCTAGAGAAAGACGTTAA
- a CDS encoding GAF domain-containing hybrid sensor histidine kinase/response regulator gives MPHGHCYLWQTPLVGLHVISDLLIAVAYFSIPVMLLYFVSKRSDVPFQNIFLLFGAFIVLCGTGHLLEIWTLWHPAYWLSGTEQAITALVSCYTATEMATLLPKFLSLKTPEQLETVNQALQKEIQERQRAEVELRNLNDGLETLVQERTAELKKAAEREHALSGIIQRMRKTLDIQTIFVDTTQELKQVIACDRTLVYQFKSDWSGTLVAESVSQNSPSIMALKAAHPGAKTVEISPPKGLKQILSQTYLYEFALGDPSQEVRCRTITDVNEFGFDPYTLKVLKRLNIGSYLVVPIVDGTHLWGLLMATQDAAPFHWDSSATQIMTQVGTQLGVAVQQAELLAHSQKQTKALKAAKEEAERANSSKSDFLSHMSHELRTPLNAILGYAQLMQRSQHLGVQDTKYVNTINRSGKHLLALINDVLEMAKIESGQLHLTPVSFDLYNLLIELEELFSLKASSKQLQLYFHGQALVPRYIKADQGKLRQVLINILGNAIKFTQKGQIDLYVSVDAQTLTFAISDTGPGIDSKSLDKLFLAFEQGDIGLESREGTGLGLSISKKFVRLMGGDLSVNSQKGQGSTFVFHIPLVITNGMPTDTDSEAMVQPVCVAPNQPEFRLLVADDEQTNRAPLVDFLCLMGFSVREAKNGREAIKIWQEWQPHLIWMDIRMPEMDGYQATQHIKATSQGKETVVIALTASVFEENKQKIFDAGCDDFVRKPFQQNELIQKIAAHLGVKYITEDSLQKHDTQNKDQPHNHGNLDPESLRIMPPDWIKGIGQRASQGNDVLLLQLIEQIPSEHQSLAIALTNWVENYQFEKIVQLMDALME, from the coding sequence ATGCCTCACGGTCATTGTTACCTTTGGCAAACTCCTTTGGTAGGTCTACATGTAATCAGTGATTTACTAATTGCAGTGGCTTACTTTTCCATTCCTGTGATGTTGCTCTACTTCGTCTCCAAAAGGAGCGATGTCCCTTTTCAGAATATTTTTCTGTTGTTTGGAGCATTCATTGTTCTCTGTGGTACAGGCCATTTACTGGAAATTTGGACCTTATGGCACCCTGCCTACTGGCTGTCTGGGACTGAGCAAGCTATCACTGCTCTAGTCTCCTGCTATACAGCTACGGAAATGGCAACGTTACTTCCCAAATTCTTATCCTTGAAAACGCCAGAACAACTGGAAACAGTCAATCAAGCCTTACAAAAAGAAATTCAGGAACGCCAAAGAGCCGAAGTTGAACTCCGCAATCTCAATGATGGTTTAGAGACCCTTGTCCAAGAACGAACGGCTGAATTGAAAAAAGCTGCTGAACGAGAACATGCCCTCTCTGGGATCATTCAGCGCATGCGAAAGACCTTAGATATACAGACTATATTCGTCGATACGACTCAAGAATTAAAGCAGGTTATTGCTTGCGATCGGACTTTGGTATATCAGTTTAAATCCGATTGGAGCGGGACGTTAGTCGCTGAGTCGGTGAGCCAGAATAGCCCCTCCATCATGGCTCTTAAAGCTGCTCATCCGGGAGCTAAGACTGTAGAGATTTCTCCCCCAAAGGGCCTAAAACAAATACTGAGTCAAACCTATCTTTACGAATTTGCCTTGGGAGACCCCAGTCAAGAAGTGCGTTGTCGAACGATCACAGATGTCAATGAGTTTGGATTTGATCCTTATACCCTTAAAGTCTTAAAGCGATTAAACATCGGATCTTATCTCGTGGTTCCCATTGTCGATGGTACGCATTTATGGGGATTACTTATGGCGACTCAAGATGCTGCTCCTTTCCATTGGGACTCATCAGCGACCCAAATCATGACTCAGGTGGGGACCCAATTAGGGGTAGCAGTACAGCAAGCTGAGCTATTAGCCCATTCGCAAAAACAAACTAAAGCACTCAAAGCTGCGAAAGAGGAGGCAGAAAGGGCTAATAGCTCAAAAAGCGATTTCTTAAGCCATATGAGCCATGAACTCCGTACCCCTCTTAATGCCATCTTAGGCTATGCCCAGCTGATGCAGCGCTCTCAACACCTAGGGGTGCAGGATACCAAGTACGTTAATACGATTAACCGCAGTGGGAAACACCTTCTAGCATTAATCAATGATGTGTTGGAAATGGCCAAAATTGAGTCAGGTCAACTCCATCTCACGCCTGTCAGCTTTGACCTATACAACTTGCTCATCGAGTTGGAAGAGCTGTTTAGCCTCAAAGCCTCAAGCAAGCAGCTGCAACTCTATTTTCATGGACAAGCCCTTGTCCCTCGATATATCAAGGCGGATCAAGGTAAGCTCCGTCAAGTGTTGATTAACATTCTGGGTAATGCCATCAAATTTACTCAAAAGGGGCAGATCGACTTATATGTTTCTGTAGACGCTCAGACTTTGACGTTTGCTATCAGTGATACAGGTCCTGGAATAGATTCTAAAAGCCTGGATAAACTCTTTCTTGCATTTGAGCAGGGTGATATTGGCTTGGAATCAAGAGAAGGTACGGGCTTAGGACTCAGTATTAGCAAGAAGTTTGTACGACTGATGGGAGGGGATCTCTCCGTCAATAGCCAAAAAGGACAAGGCTCTACATTCGTCTTTCATATTCCCTTAGTGATTACCAATGGTATGCCGACAGACACTGACAGTGAAGCGATGGTTCAGCCTGTTTGTGTGGCCCCCAATCAACCTGAATTTCGCCTTCTTGTTGCTGATGATGAGCAAACGAATCGAGCTCCCCTCGTTGATTTCCTATGTTTGATGGGCTTCTCAGTGCGAGAAGCCAAGAATGGTCGAGAAGCGATAAAAATCTGGCAAGAGTGGCAGCCCCATTTGATATGGATGGATATACGTATGCCTGAAATGGATGGCTACCAGGCAACACAACACATTAAGGCGACTTCTCAAGGGAAGGAGACTGTTGTGATTGCCCTGACAGCAAGTGTATTTGAAGAAAACAAACAAAAAATATTTGATGCAGGATGTGATGATTTTGTACGCAAACCCTTTCAACAAAATGAACTGATACAGAAAATCGCAGCCCATCTTGGAGTGAAATATATAACAGAAGACTCTCTTCAAAAGCACGATACCCAGAATAAAGACCAACCCCATAATCATGGAAATCTTGATCCAGAGAGCTTAAGGATCATGCCACCAGATTGGATAAAGGGCATCGGTCAAAGAGCGAGTCAAGGAAACGATGTCCTCCTTTTACAACTCATTGAGCAAATCCCTTCAGAGCATCAATCTTTAGCCATAGCTTTGACCAACTGGGTTGAGAATTATCAATTCGAGAAAATCGTTCAGTTGATGGACGCTTTGATGGAATGA
- a CDS encoding DUF6399 domain-containing protein, protein MSLTIRERCQAVTDCLFEQGVKGIAKIAAATGLSKSSVHRHQQAIARRNQYPESLWWESQTGSQWLRVMVLGVVYYFGVKHGVGAESLSEFFTAIHIDAHVGVSASSLRLLKRKMRDAIIAYEVAQQEHCQPKDGQGICVGGDETFFGLPILVMLELASGFIFTEVERPNRTYATWQAQIQQWWTRCGWHCHFMVSDGAPALIKLAVSGLGCVSVSDLFHALSALAQPIGSDMGRQMSQLNKKATVLQQQLLNVRSEAKQQQLQQSKAEISAQQQSLEQDKMAYHQVLHRLTQVIHPFNIKTLEWQLFDDLSAGLNAPLAQMSTLAKTYGAQKGSKAIDSFQQQIPSMAQGIHAWWQWVTQALKVATDDLDLQNWVLMYLLPWAYWQQQTDKTRHPLLKADYRKATEQAYARLLKHPMTQQMNSQESQEWVDWAQWMSTKYQRTSSAVEGRNGYLSRLHHAARGFSEESLKVLTIIHNFDLKRADGTTAAQRLFGHPFPDVFESVVNSMGELPVARQSSMKKRPNPLTQAIFPA, encoded by the coding sequence ATGAGCCTGACAATACGAGAGCGCTGCCAAGCCGTCACTGATTGTCTGTTCGAACAGGGAGTAAAAGGGATTGCGAAAATTGCTGCTGCGACAGGTCTATCAAAAAGCAGTGTTCATCGTCATCAACAGGCTATCGCTCGGCGTAACCAATATCCAGAGTCACTATGGTGGGAAAGTCAGACAGGGAGTCAATGGCTCAGAGTGATGGTCTTAGGAGTGGTGTACTATTTCGGCGTCAAACATGGGGTAGGAGCTGAGAGTCTATCAGAATTTTTTACAGCGATTCACATAGATGCTCATGTGGGCGTTTCAGCCAGCTCCCTTCGGCTGTTGAAACGGAAGATGCGGGATGCGATTATCGCCTATGAAGTCGCCCAGCAAGAGCATTGCCAACCCAAAGACGGTCAGGGCATCTGTGTCGGTGGGGACGAAACCTTTTTTGGTTTACCTATCTTGGTGATGTTGGAATTGGCTAGTGGCTTTATCTTCACAGAGGTGGAACGTCCCAACCGTACTTATGCCACCTGGCAAGCCCAGATTCAGCAGTGGTGGACCCGCTGTGGATGGCATTGTCATTTTATGGTGAGTGATGGTGCTCCAGCCCTGATTAAATTAGCTGTATCAGGCTTAGGCTGTGTCAGTGTTTCTGATTTATTCCATGCCCTGAGTGCCTTAGCCCAACCTATCGGCAGTGATATGGGTCGTCAAATGAGTCAGTTGAACAAAAAAGCGACTGTACTTCAACAGCAACTTCTCAACGTTCGTAGTGAGGCTAAACAGCAACAACTCCAACAATCAAAGGCGGAGATTTCTGCTCAGCAGCAGTCTTTAGAGCAGGACAAGATGGCCTATCATCAGGTTCTTCATCGCCTTACCCAAGTCATTCATCCGTTTAATATCAAGACTTTGGAATGGCAGCTGTTTGATGATCTATCGGCTGGGTTGAATGCTCCCCTCGCCCAGATGTCTACCCTAGCCAAAACCTATGGTGCTCAGAAGGGGAGCAAAGCCATTGACTCATTCCAACAACAAATTCCTTCAATGGCTCAGGGGATTCATGCTTGGTGGCAATGGGTGACTCAAGCGCTAAAGGTAGCCACAGATGATCTCGATCTACAAAACTGGGTACTCATGTACCTATTACCCTGGGCTTATTGGCAACAGCAAACGGACAAAACTCGGCATCCTCTACTCAAGGCAGATTATCGAAAGGCGACGGAACAAGCTTATGCCCGGTTACTCAAGCACCCCATGACTCAACAAATGAACTCTCAAGAAAGCCAGGAGTGGGTAGACTGGGCGCAATGGATGAGTACGAAGTATCAACGCACTTCCTCCGCAGTTGAAGGACGTAATGGTTATCTATCCCGATTGCATCATGCAGCCCGAGGGTTTTCGGAAGAATCCTTGAAAGTGCTCACCATCATCCATAATTTTGACCTCAAAAGAGCAGATGGCACTACCGCAGCACAACGGCTTTTTGGACATCCTTTTCCTGATGTGTTTGAGTCGGTTGTTAACTCTATGGGGGAATTGCCAGTGGCACGTCAGTCCTCAATGAAAAAACGGCCTAACCCTTTAACCCAAGCTATTTTCCCGGCTTAA
- a CDS encoding RNA-binding protein, which translates to MSIYVGNLSYDVTEQDLNTAFAEYGTVKSAQLPTDRETGKIRGFGFVEMGDEAEEAKAIEELDGAEWMGRTLKVNKAKSRENRGGGGNRY; encoded by the coding sequence ATGTCGATTTACGTTGGTAACCTCTCCTATGACGTTACAGAGCAAGACCTCAATACCGCTTTTGCAGAATATGGGACCGTAAAAAGTGCCCAGCTTCCTACTGACCGTGAAACAGGTAAGATTCGAGGATTTGGTTTTGTTGAGATGGGTGATGAAGCTGAGGAAGCCAAAGCTATTGAAGAACTAGACGGTGCTGAGTGGATGGGGCGTACTCTGAAAGTGAACAAGGCAAAGTCTCGTGAAAATAGAGGTGGTGGTGGAAACCGCTACTAG
- a CDS encoding RNA-binding protein, giving the protein MSIRISNLADDVTEIALKTVFSSYGTIKKVKLPTDEKGHIRGFAFIDMESDTEEKAAIEALDGAEWMGRDLKVDQARPQKKYRVSSLGSEHRTDRLSQANNFHK; this is encoded by the coding sequence ATGTCAATTCGTATTAGTAATCTTGCCGATGACGTTACAGAGATTGCTCTAAAAACAGTATTTTCATCATATGGGACAATAAAAAAAGTTAAGCTTCCAACTGATGAAAAAGGCCATATACGCGGCTTTGCTTTTATTGATATGGAGTCTGATACTGAAGAAAAAGCTGCTATTGAAGCTCTTGATGGTGCGGAATGGATGGGTCGAGATCTGAAGGTCGATCAAGCGAGACCTCAGAAAAAATATAGAGTCTCATCATTAGGTAGTGAGCACAGGACTGATCGTCTTTCTCAGGCTAATAACTTTCACAAGTGA